Within Flagellimonas maritima, the genomic segment CCATGCATGAACTCACTATCGGTTTTTAAGTTTACCGTACCCCCAGCTTTCAAAATAGCTTGGTATTTTTTTAAAAACCCAGGATTGGTCATACGGTGTTTGGTCCTTTTGTATTTGATTTGAGGGTCTGGAAAGGTAATCCAAATTTCGGCAATTTCATCTGGGCCAAAAAGATGATCTACCAGTTCAATTTGAGCACGAAGAAATGCCACATTGTTCAATCCCGTTTCTAGAGCAGATTTGGCTCCTTTCCAAAATCGTGCACCTTTGATATCGACTCCAATGTAGTTTTTATCTGGGCTCCGTTTTGCAAGTCCGACCGTGTACTCTCCTTTTCCACAGCCCAGTTCCAACACTATTGGGTTTTCGTTCTTAAAGAAAGAGGCCCAATTTCCCTTTAAACGGAAGGCGTCCAAAATTTCATTCCGTGTAGGCTGAATGACATTTGAAAAGCTCTCGTTTTCCCTAAATCGCTTTAATTTATTTTTGCTTCCCAATTTCAGTTTATGTTATTGACCAAAATATAATGTTTTGGCAAAACTAAGGAAATCCAAAAGCAATATGGATTTTGTTGTTTTGTTGTTATGAAGAATCCCAAAAGGATATTGGTAGCCCCATTGAATTGGGGACTTGGGCATGCCACTAGATGTATTCCTATAATAAATGCACTTTTGGAACATGGTCATCAGCCATATATTGCTTCGGACGGGGTTGCGCTTGCTCTATTACAAAAAGAATTTCCGAATCTACCTTATTTTGAATTGCCTCCTTATAAAATCACTTATGCCGAAAAGGGAAAGAACTTCAAACTTAAAATGGTATGGGATTCCCCAAAAATACTAAAGGCAATATCAAAGGAAAAAAAAGCAATCAAAAAACTTGTGAACGAACACCAATTGGAAGGGATAATCTCTGATAATAGGCTTGGTGCATACTATAAAAAAGTTCCCAGTGTCTTTATAACGCATCAACTTAATGTACTTTCTGGCAATACAACTTGGATGAGCTCCAAAGCACATCAAAAAATAATCAAAAAATTCGATGCTTGTTGGATACCGGACGTGAAGGGAAAACCTAATTTGACGGGTAAATTGGGACATTTAAAAAAAACAAAAATCAGTATAGATTATATAGGGCCTTTAAGCAGGTTGGAAAAATCAAGCGTTGGGAAATTATATGATTTAATGGTCTTGCTTTCTGGTCCAGAACCACAAAGAACATTTTTAGAGGTTAAACTTTTGGCGGAACTTGAAGATTTTGAGGGCAATATCATTTTTGTAAAGGGAAAAATAGATGAGGGGCAGACCGTAGAGAAAATAATGCGTACTAAAGGTACTAGTACCATTTACAACTTTATGCAATCAAAAGAATTGGAAGATGTATTGAACAAAAGTGCCAAAGTGCTTTGCCGCTCTGGGTATACAACGGTAATGGATTTGGCCAAACTAGAAAAAAAAGCTTTTTTTATTCCTACTCCAGGACAATATGAACAGGAATATTTGGCAAGGCGTATGGAAAAACAGCAGTTGGTTCCATACTCGAATCAAGAATACTTTAAACTTGATGATTTAAAGCGCATGGATGATTTTAAGGGTCTTACCTGCTTTGAATACGAATCGGATTACTCCAATTTGTTCGCAGTTTTTTCTAGGGTAAATGAAAATTCAGAACCTACGTCTTCTTCACTTTCCACGTAGATTTTCTCATCGTGCGCTTCAATGATATGCTTTACTATGGACAACCCCAGCCCTGAACCTCCTTGTGTTCGACTACCGCTCTGGTCAACTCTATAGAAACGTTCAAATAATCTGGAAATATGTTGCTTGGGAATTCCCTCGCCATTATCCGTCACCCTTACTATTACTTTATTTTTGATGAGATCTTCTACACTTACTTCGGTAGTGCCTTTGGGATGCCCATATTTTATTGAATTTACCAGAAGGTTACTTATAACTTGCTGAATTTTTTCCCTATCTGCATTTACATATATGGGATTGGGATACTCCATATCAAAAGTCAACGTAATATCGTTTTCTGTTGCTTTCATTTCTAGGAGGTCAAATACATTCTGAACAAGTTCGATGATATCAAAATTGCTTCGGTCCAATTTTAACCCTCCAACTTCCAACTTGGTGATCAGGTCCAAATCCCTTACTATATAAATCAAACGCTCTACTCCTTTATTGGCCCGGGTTAAATACTTTTCCCGAATTTTCTTGTCGTTCATGGCACCGTCCAACAAGGTAAGAATATAGCCCTGTACAGTAAACAGGGGTGTTTTTAGCTCATGTGACACGTTGCCTAAAAAATCTTTTCTGTATTCTTCTCGGATTTTAAGGGTATCTATCTCAATTTTTTTGTCCTCAGCAAATTTTTCGATTTCCTGGGTCAAGGTTTTCATGTCCGTAGTTATGGGTTTGGACGAAAACGTGGTAGATTCCAGCAGCGAGACATCATCATATATTTTTTTTACGCGCCTGTAGATAAAACGTTCAACCCTTATTTGAATAACGGCAAATGAAATTAAAAGGCAAAAAAGTGAAAATACTAGTATGAACAAGAAGTCTAATTGTTCTTTAAAAAATAGAACCATTAAAAGTGTCCCGGTAAGGATAATCGTTATTAAGAAAGATGATCTTAAGGCGAACTTATACGATTTCCTTAATTTAATAGCCATTACAGTACAAACTTATACCCCACGCCTTTTACGGTTTTAAAGTGGTGGTCCCCTATTTTCTCACGAAGTTTTCTGATATGAACATCTATGGTCCTGCCGCCTACAACAACTTCATTGCCCCAAACCTTATCCAAGATGACCTCCCGCTTAAATACTTTGCTCGGTTTGGAGGTCAAAAGTGACAATAATTCAAATTCTTTTCGAGGAAGTACTATCTCTTCACCATTGTTAATGATTTTATATTCCTCTCTATTAATTACAATATTGCCAACCTTAACAATGTCCTCAACATCTTTTTTATCTTCTTTAAGCCTTCTTAGCAAAGCCTTTACCTTGCTCACCAAAACTTTAGGTTTTATGGGTTTTGTAATATAATCGTCCGCGCCCGCATCAAAACCGGCAACTTGCGAATAGTCCTCTCCTCTTGCCGTAAGAAATGTGATTATCGTATTCTCGAGTCCTGGCGTCCCTCTTAGAATCTCGCATGCCTCAATGCCATCCATTTCTGGCATCATAACATCCAAAATAATAAGGTGCGGGCTTTTCTTTTTTGCTTTAGCCACGCCTTCTACACCGTTTTTGGCAGTGTAGA encodes:
- the trmB gene encoding tRNA (guanosine(46)-N7)-methyltransferase TrmB, producing MGSKNKLKRFRENESFSNVIQPTRNEILDAFRLKGNWASFFKNENPIVLELGCGKGEYTVGLAKRSPDKNYIGVDIKGARFWKGAKSALETGLNNVAFLRAQIELVDHLFGPDEIAEIWITFPDPQIKYKRTKHRMTNPGFLKKYQAILKAGGTVNLKTDSEFMHGYTLGLLQGQGHEIIYSNHDVYKNEGSPKEVLEIQTFYENQYLEKGKPITYIQFRIN
- a CDS encoding glycosyltransferase, which encodes MKNPKRILVAPLNWGLGHATRCIPIINALLEHGHQPYIASDGVALALLQKEFPNLPYFELPPYKITYAEKGKNFKLKMVWDSPKILKAISKEKKAIKKLVNEHQLEGIISDNRLGAYYKKVPSVFITHQLNVLSGNTTWMSSKAHQKIIKKFDACWIPDVKGKPNLTGKLGHLKKTKISIDYIGPLSRLEKSSVGKLYDLMVLLSGPEPQRTFLEVKLLAELEDFEGNIIFVKGKIDEGQTVEKIMRTKGTSTIYNFMQSKELEDVLNKSAKVLCRSGYTTVMDLAKLEKKAFFIPTPGQYEQEYLARRMEKQQLVPYSNQEYFKLDDLKRMDDFKGLTCFEYESDYSNLFAVFSRVNENSEPTSSSLST
- a CDS encoding sensor histidine kinase translates to MAIKLRKSYKFALRSSFLITIILTGTLLMVLFFKEQLDFLFILVFSLFCLLISFAVIQIRVERFIYRRVKKIYDDVSLLESTTFSSKPITTDMKTLTQEIEKFAEDKKIEIDTLKIREEYRKDFLGNVSHELKTPLFTVQGYILTLLDGAMNDKKIREKYLTRANKGVERLIYIVRDLDLITKLEVGGLKLDRSNFDIIELVQNVFDLLEMKATENDITLTFDMEYPNPIYVNADREKIQQVISNLLVNSIKYGHPKGTTEVSVEDLIKNKVIVRVTDNGEGIPKQHISRLFERFYRVDQSGSRTQGGSGLGLSIVKHIIEAHDEKIYVESEEDVGSEFSFTLEKTANKLE
- a CDS encoding response regulator transcription factor, with the protein product MKTKDIKILLVDDEPDILEIVSYNLSSEGYEVYTAKNGVEGVAKAKKKSPHLIILDVMMPEMDGIEACEILRGTPGLENTIITFLTARGEDYSQVAGFDAGADDYITKPIKPKVLVSKVKALLRRLKEDKKDVEDIVKVGNIVINREEYKIINNGEEIVLPRKEFELLSLLTSKPSKVFKREVILDKVWGNEVVVGGRTIDVHIRKLREKIGDHHFKTVKGVGYKFVL